One window of the uncultured Paludibaculum sp. genome contains the following:
- a CDS encoding FHA domain-containing protein — protein MALHIFQFTTKLCRKCWYVGDTEHSQSGKATGRHTARKLSMPQDRLTIGRDPAADILIPEPSVSRIHAEFVLIGSDEILYQDRQSSNGSYLVENNAPVRISQHRLRSDEKLRMGNVEVMVRDLIAVARKHVAERSAAAAQAERNQKALEHRSVRMVRCECGSVKEDGTSCKYCGR, from the coding sequence ATGGCATTGCACATTTTTCAATTCACCACTAAACTGTGTAGGAAATGTTGGTATGTGGGCGATACCGAACATTCACAATCTGGGAAGGCAACTGGCCGTCATACCGCTAGAAAACTCTCTATGCCGCAAGATCGACTCACCATAGGACGCGATCCGGCAGCGGATATCCTCATCCCCGAGCCAAGTGTCAGCCGCATTCATGCCGAGTTTGTGCTGATTGGTTCGGATGAGATTCTCTACCAGGACCGGCAGTCCAGCAATGGCAGCTATCTCGTGGAGAACAATGCCCCGGTCAGAATCTCGCAGCATCGTCTCAGGTCGGACGAGAAGCTGCGGATGGGCAATGTCGAAGTGATGGTCCGCGACTTGATTGCCGTGGCGCGCAAGCATGTCGCGGAGAGGTCCGCGGCCGCGGCCCAGGCCGAACGGAACCAGAAAGCCTTGGAACACCGGAGCGTACGGATGGTCCGGTGTGAGTGCGGTTCAGTGAAGGAAGACGGAACAAGCTGCAAGTACTGCGGCCGCTGA
- a CDS encoding MotA/TolQ/ExbB proton channel family protein: MSGKIPGRAILLPVSLVAAFLFIGVGTVLIGGRAGEILFDHPSKHFPYPLTFQNVMHVVFFIGLGELFARWRSGLQEEGHIGQRYLPEDEQTVLTARDLGPIRIRVAKAHSREHGFLPSLIDLSILQFLSSKSVDQTAAVMNSSLELIAHRVDLRYGIVRFIAWLVPTLGFIGTVYGLGASLSEAGNSTGDLNIKEVAKTLGVGFDCTMVALAQSAILVFLMQLIQEKEETAVNLAGDYTLRNLINRLYQG, translated from the coding sequence GTGAGCGGAAAGATACCCGGCCGGGCGATTCTACTCCCGGTGTCTTTGGTGGCGGCGTTTCTCTTTATTGGTGTAGGGACGGTCCTCATAGGAGGCCGGGCGGGCGAGATCCTGTTCGACCATCCTTCCAAGCACTTTCCCTATCCCCTGACTTTTCAGAACGTGATGCACGTGGTGTTCTTCATAGGCCTGGGGGAGTTGTTTGCCCGCTGGCGCAGCGGACTCCAGGAAGAGGGCCACATTGGGCAGCGCTACCTGCCCGAGGATGAGCAGACGGTACTGACGGCCCGCGATCTCGGTCCCATCCGGATCCGCGTGGCCAAGGCCCATAGCCGGGAGCACGGCTTTCTGCCCTCCCTGATCGACCTGAGCATCCTGCAGTTTCTCTCCAGCAAATCGGTGGACCAGACGGCGGCGGTGATGAACTCCAGCCTGGAGCTGATTGCCCACCGCGTGGATCTCCGCTATGGCATCGTGCGTTTCATCGCCTGGCTGGTGCCGACGCTGGGCTTCATCGGCACGGTTTACGGTTTGGGCGCATCGCTGTCGGAGGCCGGCAACTCCACAGGGGACCTCAACATTAAGGAGGTCGCCAAGACTCTGGGTGTCGGCTTCGACTGCACCATGGTAGCCCTGGCCCAAAGCGCGATTCTCGTCTTCCTCATGCAACTGATTCAGGAGAAGGAAGAAACCGCCGTCAACCTGGCGGGCGACTACACGCTGCGGAACCTGATCAACCGTCTCTACCAGGGCTGA
- a CDS encoding FHA domain-containing protein: MTQCNSGHFYDETKFSACPYCPALGATPVGKTVPAPPGGGGAMPFTAPPAGAAPDSNKTVPMRPLDAPLPLVPAAPSGPAGGQKTVVAYPSFNAPAEAPVPVSPVVGWLVCTEGPSRGRDYRLHVAKNFVGREKTMDVCVEGDAEVSRERHAEVIFEPQTKTFWLKPGDSSGLVYLNGAVQFSPVALHARDVITLGKSKLMLVPLVGADFDWN; encoded by the coding sequence ATGACGCAGTGCAATTCGGGTCATTTCTACGACGAGACGAAGTTCAGCGCCTGCCCCTACTGTCCGGCCTTGGGGGCAACACCAGTGGGAAAGACCGTACCGGCCCCTCCTGGCGGTGGTGGCGCCATGCCCTTCACAGCGCCTCCGGCCGGAGCGGCCCCGGACTCCAACAAGACGGTACCGATGCGCCCGTTGGACGCTCCATTACCTTTAGTACCGGCCGCTCCAAGTGGACCAGCCGGAGGCCAGAAGACCGTCGTGGCCTACCCGTCGTTCAACGCGCCGGCCGAGGCGCCTGTGCCGGTGAGTCCGGTGGTGGGCTGGCTGGTCTGTACCGAGGGACCTTCCCGCGGCCGAGACTACCGGCTGCACGTCGCCAAGAACTTCGTCGGCCGCGAGAAGACGATGGATGTGTGCGTCGAGGGCGACGCCGAGGTCTCGCGGGAGCGCCACGCCGAGGTGATCTTCGAGCCGCAGACCAAGACGTTCTGGCTGAAGCCGGGCGATTCCAGCGGTCTGGTTTACCTGAACGGAGCGGTCCAGTTCTCGCCGGTGGCGCTGCACGCCCGAGACGTCATCACCCTGGGCAAGTCGAAGCTGATGCTGGTCCCGCTGGTGGGTGCGGATTTCGACTGGAACTGA
- a CDS encoding protein phosphatase 2C domain-containing protein: MPYLFGNAQHVGRREYQQDAFGFSNPFDEAFTAHAGLLAVVADGMGGLEHGEAASRAAVQALLDAYRLKTPEEPIGQALDRGIRSAQQAVLDVQKQLGLDMQCGTTLVAAVWFENQLHWVAAGDSALYLCRQGQWTRLNELHTYGRHLDSRAAFGEITKEQADADPQREALTSYLGISELNEIDRSLRPITVVEGDWVLLASDGLYKSLSLLEVPEALHGTLQERCDTLLSAVLARGLHEQDNVTVVALAYDPGRVPLTVAPQLEATIVAAPPVVSPAAAAPPLTLPRKRSRVPLGALVLVLALVTAYFVYRTTCCAGPPPVVAAPPKPVLANPNPPVHTPPEPPKPNQLRPPQ, from the coding sequence ATGCCTTATCTCTTCGGCAACGCGCAGCACGTCGGGCGACGCGAGTATCAACAGGACGCTTTCGGCTTCTCCAACCCCTTCGACGAGGCCTTCACTGCTCACGCCGGGCTGCTGGCGGTAGTCGCCGACGGCATGGGCGGGCTGGAGCACGGCGAGGCCGCCAGCCGCGCCGCCGTGCAGGCATTGCTCGACGCCTACCGGCTGAAGACGCCCGAGGAACCCATCGGCCAGGCGCTGGATCGAGGCATTCGCTCGGCCCAGCAGGCGGTGCTCGACGTCCAGAAGCAGCTCGGGCTCGACATGCAGTGCGGCACCACTCTGGTCGCTGCTGTCTGGTTCGAAAACCAGTTGCACTGGGTGGCCGCGGGCGACAGCGCGCTCTATCTCTGCCGCCAGGGGCAGTGGACGCGCCTGAATGAACTCCACACCTACGGGCGCCACCTGGACTCGCGCGCCGCTTTCGGCGAAATCACCAAGGAGCAAGCCGACGCCGATCCCCAGCGCGAGGCGCTCACCAGCTATCTGGGCATCTCCGAACTCAACGAAATCGACCGCTCCCTCCGTCCGATCACTGTCGTCGAGGGTGACTGGGTGCTTCTTGCCAGCGACGGCCTTTACAAGAGCCTGTCCCTGCTGGAAGTGCCGGAAGCCCTGCACGGCACGCTACAGGAGCGCTGTGACACGCTGCTTAGCGCCGTTCTCGCCCGCGGCTTGCACGAACAGGACAACGTGACGGTCGTGGCTTTGGCGTATGACCCCGGCCGCGTACCCCTCACCGTCGCCCCCCAGTTGGAGGCGACCATCGTAGCCGCACCGCCCGTGGTGTCTCCTGCCGCCGCGGCTCCGCCGCTCACGCTGCCGCGGAAGCGCAGCCGTGTGCCCCTCGGCGCCCTGGTTCTGGTGCTGGCCCTGGTGACCGCCTATTTCGTCTACCGCACCACGTGCTGTGCCGGCCCGCCGCCCGTTGTCGCCGCTCCGCCTAAACCGGTATTGGCCAACCCGAATCCGCCGGTTCATACTCCGCCCGAACCGCCTAAACCGAACCAGCTCCGGCCACCCCAATGA